In one window of Pseudoalteromonas espejiana DSM 9414 DNA:
- a CDS encoding DUF3080 family protein encodes MFNYTLNNSKNIRLFSLIALCFFALAGCTKAPSNSNKTYIERLSNTLQTAKPQLNKPTTISPLLLPEKALNNTTISLIELAGLSHCKLSILISEHNNQLGKTAGHAGILKYQIDFIQNAQQCLATLKPSSKIYKTLLSAKNNKEQSLNHYFNLILYNETELKHSWQASSAELSSSPAGFSDTVEAMQQLVAIKHNIETKQYLKISSTDIFKALEILNKYRFNQQLINTARLQIAFNNSATQFVNTQRLADICPVGKNKKTANIVSNVFHKFYLGEVQPYQANLAGYLGTLLPLYHQLWFNQPVTNKQVNALIDSSSKTNLLNQLKRSAKSHVTWWQKFYKTCEISPI; translated from the coding sequence TTGTTTAACTACACACTAAACAACAGTAAAAACATTAGGTTATTTAGTTTAATAGCCCTGTGTTTTTTTGCCCTTGCTGGGTGTACTAAAGCACCTAGCAACTCTAACAAAACATATATAGAGCGCTTAAGTAATACCTTACAAACAGCAAAGCCGCAATTAAATAAACCAACGACAATAAGTCCCCTGCTCCTGCCTGAAAAAGCGCTAAACAACACCACTATTAGCTTAATTGAACTTGCAGGGCTGAGCCATTGTAAACTCAGCATATTAATTAGTGAGCATAATAATCAATTAGGAAAAACCGCAGGCCATGCTGGTATTTTAAAATACCAAATTGATTTTATACAAAACGCACAGCAGTGTTTAGCAACATTAAAACCAAGCTCTAAAATATACAAAACGCTATTAAGTGCCAAAAATAATAAAGAGCAATCGTTAAACCATTACTTTAATTTAATTTTGTACAACGAAACTGAACTTAAACACAGCTGGCAAGCCAGCAGTGCTGAGCTTTCAAGCTCGCCAGCAGGCTTTAGCGACACGGTAGAGGCCATGCAACAACTAGTGGCAATAAAACACAACATTGAAACTAAACAGTATCTTAAAATTAGCTCAACCGATATTTTTAAAGCCCTAGAAATACTTAATAAATACCGGTTTAACCAGCAATTAATTAATACTGCTCGCCTACAAATTGCATTTAATAACTCTGCCACGCAGTTTGTTAATACCCAGCGCTTAGCCGATATATGCCCAGTAGGTAAAAACAAAAAAACAGCGAATATAGTCAGTAATGTTTTTCATAAATTTTATCTTGGGGAAGTACAGCCATACCAAGCTAATTTAGCCGGCTACCTAGGAACACTATTACCTTTATATCACCAGCTTTGGTTTAATCAGCCTGTAACCAACAAGCAAGTTAATGCCTTAATAGATTCAAGCTCAAAGACCAATTTATTAAACCAGCTTAAAAGATCAGCTAAGAGCCATGTAACCTGGTGGCAAAAGTTTTATAAAACGTGTGAAATCAGCCCAATATGA
- a CDS encoding MATE family efflux transporter has translation MTFCSWEAKRLLSLAVPVFLAQVTLVLMSVVDTIMAGQVSPTDLAALSIATGIWNPLLLALQGILLALTGVIAQFAGAEDKKGIRHYFQQALYLTAILSLIGFGIANLADIIILKLDTTPAIASLAYDYIHFVKWGAFGFLIFTTYRNMTEGMGMTKPAFYISLLGLAVNIPANYIFINGLFGLPAYGGAGCGIATALVLTVMAVAQVTYCQFSKKIDAKTLLANFEKPNFKTIGIITKLGIPISLATFFEITLFACIPLFIVHLGAVAVSGHQIAGSVTALLFMMPLSLSIAISIRIGNLFGQNHLSQLKTAISTSYILAIAIALFLALITFVGRNAISQLYTDSPAVIALATSIMILACIYQLPDALQVAANGILRGLKHTQPISYITFISYWLIGFSLGFVLARTDLIVPAMGPHGFWIGIIFGLTVAAVWLMFTVKKRLKQAPFV, from the coding sequence ATGACCTTTTGTAGCTGGGAAGCCAAACGTTTATTATCCCTTGCAGTACCTGTATTTTTAGCACAAGTTACGCTTGTTTTAATGTCGGTGGTCGACACCATTATGGCAGGCCAAGTGAGCCCTACAGATTTAGCGGCCCTATCAATTGCAACCGGTATATGGAACCCGTTATTACTCGCGTTGCAAGGTATTTTACTTGCGCTCACGGGTGTTATTGCCCAATTTGCAGGGGCAGAAGATAAAAAAGGAATTCGCCATTATTTTCAGCAGGCACTTTATTTAACTGCCATTTTAAGTTTAATAGGCTTTGGCATTGCCAACCTCGCTGATATTATTATTTTAAAACTCGATACCACCCCCGCTATTGCAAGCCTTGCTTATGACTACATTCATTTTGTTAAATGGGGCGCATTTGGCTTTTTAATTTTTACCACTTATCGCAACATGACCGAAGGCATGGGGATGACCAAGCCCGCCTTTTATATAAGCTTACTAGGCCTTGCAGTTAATATTCCGGCTAACTATATTTTTATAAATGGTTTATTTGGCTTACCAGCCTACGGCGGTGCGGGGTGTGGAATAGCAACAGCATTAGTACTGACTGTAATGGCTGTTGCACAAGTGACCTATTGCCAATTTAGTAAGAAAATTGATGCAAAAACCTTATTGGCAAATTTTGAAAAGCCTAACTTTAAAACCATAGGAATTATTACCAAATTAGGCATTCCGATTTCGTTGGCTACCTTTTTTGAAATAACCTTATTTGCTTGTATTCCGCTATTTATTGTACATTTAGGTGCGGTTGCGGTATCGGGTCATCAAATAGCAGGTAGCGTAACCGCCTTATTATTTATGATGCCGCTAAGCCTATCTATCGCTATAAGTATTCGTATTGGTAATTTGTTTGGGCAAAACCACTTAAGCCAACTTAAAACAGCTATTTCCACCAGCTATATTTTAGCCATTGCAATTGCCCTATTTTTAGCATTAATAACGTTTGTAGGGCGAAATGCCATAAGCCAACTTTATACCGATAGCCCTGCTGTAATTGCACTTGCTACTTCTATTATGATTTTGGCGTGTATTTATCAACTCCCCGACGCTTTACAGGTAGCAGCAAATGGTATTTTAAGAGGCTTAAAACACACTCAACCCATATCGTATATTACCTTTATATCTTATTGGTTAATCGGTTTTAGCTTGGGGTTCGTATTAGCTAGAACAGACTTAATAGTGCCTGCCATGGGGCCGCACGGTTTTTGGATAGGTATAATATTTGGATTAACCGTAGCCGCAGTATGGCTTATGTTCACTGTTAAAAAGCGATTAAAGCAGGCACCATTTGTTTAA
- a CDS encoding fructosamine kinase family protein, translating to MWKTVNEHISQAIHYDFKHTYKRQLQSTNTDKLFQLTDGSHNYLVKIALKSELDRLESEAVGLKLLTQNSIFMVPDCIVTGANIEFSFIVLEWLVLDKQPHSHWADMGKHLAMLHQKHAQAMFGFDVDNYLATTVQPNRWHKKWDVFYAEERIGWQLQLLAEKGINLVEPELLINFVKEQLHSHTVAPSLLHGDFWRGNMGFIKNIPTLFNPACYYGDREVDIAMSELFAPLPDDFYNAYNMQYPLSENYQKRKAIYQLYPILNHANIFAGHYLTQAKQHIDTLLNTQ from the coding sequence ATGTGGAAAACAGTAAACGAGCACATTAGCCAAGCCATTCACTATGACTTTAAACACACTTACAAACGCCAACTGCAAAGTACCAACACCGATAAACTCTTTCAATTAACCGATGGGTCGCACAACTATTTGGTTAAAATTGCTTTAAAAAGTGAGCTCGACCGCCTTGAAAGCGAAGCAGTAGGCCTTAAACTTCTTACACAAAATAGTATTTTTATGGTACCTGATTGCATAGTAACAGGCGCTAATATTGAATTTTCGTTTATTGTACTCGAATGGCTGGTACTTGATAAACAACCTCACAGCCATTGGGCCGATATGGGTAAACATTTAGCTATGCTACATCAAAAGCATGCCCAAGCGATGTTTGGCTTTGATGTAGATAACTACTTAGCAACAACAGTGCAACCAAACCGGTGGCATAAAAAATGGGATGTATTTTATGCAGAAGAACGCATTGGCTGGCAATTACAGCTTTTAGCCGAAAAAGGCATAAACTTAGTGGAGCCAGAGCTGCTAATAAATTTCGTTAAAGAGCAATTGCACAGCCACACTGTAGCGCCTTCGTTACTTCATGGGGATTTTTGGCGTGGAAATATGGGCTTTATAAAAAATATACCCACACTATTTAACCCTGCTTGCTATTACGGCGACCGTGAAGTAGATATCGCCATGAGCGAGCTTTTTGCGCCGCTTCCTGATGACTTTTATAACGCGTACAACATGCAATACCCACTCAGTGAAAACTATCAAAAACGCAAAGCAATTTATCAACTTTATCCAATTTTAAATCACGCGAATATTTTTGCGGGGCATTACCTTACACAAGCTAAACAGCATATAGATACGTTACTTAACACTCAGTAA
- a CDS encoding CPXCG motif-containing cysteine-rich protein, with product MKDFVSQRITCPHCGNHIHLDIDASMGDQDYVEECSVCCNPIHLNMHIDHANKKLELHVDSDNEQIF from the coding sequence ATGAAAGACTTTGTATCACAACGCATCACCTGTCCACACTGTGGCAACCACATTCATTTAGATATAGATGCCAGTATGGGCGACCAAGACTACGTAGAAGAATGTAGTGTTTGTTGTAACCCTATACATTTAAATATGCATATAGACCATGCTAATAAAAAGCTAGAGTTACACGTAGACAGCGACAACGAACAAATATTTTAG
- a CDS encoding riboflavin synthase subunit alpha, producing MFTGIVQTQATVVSSTHTDGVLRLVVSVGEEYVKHLDLGASIAINGCCLTVVKVELSNHDVVAQVHFDVIDETLTLTNLGKLNLGSLVNYERSVTFGTELGGHIVSGHIHCTAQIGQIVKQQNNCKIQLSLPTKWQKYVLYKGFVAINGASLTVGEIDEQGFWLHLIPETLAITNLGNAQVGDELNIEVDQQTYTIIKTVENYLRHQN from the coding sequence ATGTTTACAGGAATCGTTCAAACGCAAGCTACAGTTGTATCTAGTACGCATACTGATGGGGTTTTACGCTTAGTGGTGTCGGTAGGTGAAGAATACGTTAAACACCTTGATTTAGGAGCCAGCATAGCTATAAATGGCTGCTGTTTAACGGTGGTAAAAGTAGAATTAAGTAACCACGACGTCGTAGCGCAAGTGCATTTTGATGTGATTGACGAAACGCTCACACTCACAAATTTAGGTAAACTTAATCTTGGTAGCTTAGTTAATTACGAGCGTTCGGTCACATTTGGCACTGAACTGGGTGGGCATATTGTGTCGGGGCACATTCATTGTACTGCGCAAATTGGACAAATTGTTAAGCAGCAAAACAATTGTAAAATTCAATTAAGCTTACCGACTAAATGGCAAAAATACGTTTTGTATAAAGGCTTTGTGGCAATAAATGGCGCAAGTTTAACCGTAGGCGAAATAGATGAGCAGGGCTTTTGGCTGCACCTGATCCCCGAAACCCTTGCCATTACTAATTTAGGTAATGCTCAAGTAGGTGATGAACTGAATATAGAAGTAGATCAGCAAACATATACCATAATTAAAACGGTAGAAAACTACTTACGCCATCAAAACTAA